Proteins encoded within one genomic window of Phototrophicus methaneseepsis:
- the gnd gene encoding phosphogluconate dehydrogenase (NAD(+)-dependent, decarboxylating), producing the protein MQLGMVGLGKMGANMTQRLIEDGHEVVVTDLIPLAIEEAVKDGATGAEDLATLVKKLDAPRAVWVMVPAGVPTQSTIDELANLLEAGDIIINGGNSYYKDAIIQAEQLGKKGLHLVDVGTSGGVWGLKEGYSMMIGGEKEIVDHLSPIFETLAPAADKGWGYVGSSGAGHFVKMIHNGIEYGMMQAYAEGFSIMKQKPEYDIDLAEVSRIWQDGSVVRSWLLDLMKEAFDVDQDFEDIVGYVNDSGEGRWTVFEAIDLNVSAPVITESLLRRIRSREEGYTDKLLSVMRNQFGGHKMMKEEDE; encoded by the coding sequence ATGCAGTTAGGCATGGTTGGTCTGGGTAAAATGGGCGCAAATATGACACAGCGCCTGATAGAAGACGGGCACGAGGTCGTTGTTACCGATCTGATCCCCCTCGCCATTGAAGAAGCTGTCAAAGATGGCGCAACAGGTGCGGAAGACCTGGCAACCCTCGTTAAAAAACTGGACGCGCCGCGGGCCGTCTGGGTGATGGTGCCCGCGGGCGTACCAACCCAAAGTACAATTGATGAACTCGCTAACTTGCTGGAAGCGGGTGATATCATCATCAATGGTGGCAACTCTTATTACAAAGATGCCATCATACAGGCAGAACAACTCGGCAAGAAAGGCCTTCACCTGGTTGATGTCGGTACCAGTGGCGGTGTATGGGGCCTCAAAGAAGGCTACAGCATGATGATCGGTGGCGAAAAAGAGATCGTTGACCATCTCAGCCCCATCTTCGAGACACTCGCCCCCGCAGCCGATAAAGGTTGGGGCTATGTGGGTTCTAGCGGAGCTGGTCACTTCGTCAAAATGATCCACAATGGCATCGAATACGGTATGATGCAAGCCTATGCAGAAGGCTTCTCTATCATGAAGCAAAAACCGGAATACGACATCGACTTAGCAGAAGTCTCGCGCATCTGGCAAGATGGCAGCGTCGTCCGCTCCTGGCTACTAGACCTCATGAAAGAAGCCTTCGATGTCGACCAGGATTTTGAAGACATCGTCGGCTACGTCAATGATTCTGGCGAAGGCCGCTGGACTGTCTTTGAAGCCATTGACCTCAACGTCTCCGCTCCTGTGATCACGGAATCTCTTTTACGGCGCATTCGCAGCCGCGAAGAGGGCTATACTGATAAACTGCTCTCCGTCATGAGAAATCAATTCGGTGGGCATAAGATGATGAAAGAAGAAGATGAATGA
- the zwf gene encoding glucose-6-phosphate dehydrogenase encodes MTITSIIIFGASGDLTRRKLIPALFHQYQRKKLPEQIRIVGVSRTKYSHDDFRDELKEHAKEFVKKLDEDNWAEFAKNIYYCPSDAAKIEEYDELQANLEEIEGGEANRLYYLSVAPFLYAPIIQNLGEAGMNKENGGWRRIIIEKPFGTDLESAKELNKVVHNTFQEDQVYRIDHYLGKETAQNILFFRFANTIFEPVWSRNYIDNVQITVAETVDVGTRADYYDKAGVLRDMFQNHILQLLMLVAMEPPASFNATALRNEKVKVLQSIRPVANGEAIFAQYADYRKAKGVAEKSVTPTYAAVKLQIDNWRWKGVPFYLRSGKALKNKVTKIVVEFKSPPHMLFKNAVGKPGGRNILSLCIQPDEGIHLQFEAKVPGEQAFRTAELQFHYSDAFSEPTGDAYERLILDAIEGDAALFTRSDEIEAAWALFDPIIARSEHNHGTAPFTYQRGSMGPLQADEFIAEDGRVWRKSGCVHE; translated from the coding sequence ATGACAATCACTAGCATCATCATTTTTGGCGCATCAGGCGACCTGACGCGCCGTAAGCTCATACCAGCTCTTTTCCACCAGTACCAACGGAAGAAGCTACCGGAGCAAATCCGTATTGTTGGCGTATCACGAACAAAATACAGCCATGATGATTTCCGTGATGAACTGAAGGAACACGCCAAAGAATTTGTGAAGAAGTTGGATGAGGACAACTGGGCGGAATTCGCCAAGAATATCTACTACTGCCCTTCCGATGCGGCCAAAATTGAAGAATATGATGAATTGCAGGCGAACCTGGAAGAGATCGAAGGGGGCGAAGCAAACCGCCTCTACTATCTCTCTGTCGCGCCCTTCCTATATGCACCTATCATCCAGAACCTGGGCGAAGCGGGCATGAATAAGGAAAATGGTGGCTGGCGACGTATCATCATTGAAAAGCCATTCGGCACAGATCTGGAATCCGCAAAGGAACTGAACAAGGTCGTTCACAATACCTTCCAGGAAGACCAGGTCTATCGCATTGACCATTACCTGGGGAAGGAAACGGCACAGAACATTCTGTTCTTTCGCTTTGCGAACACGATCTTCGAGCCAGTGTGGAGCCGCAACTACATTGACAACGTACAGATCACCGTGGCAGAAACCGTCGATGTCGGCACACGTGCGGATTATTACGATAAAGCCGGCGTGCTGCGCGATATGTTCCAGAACCATATTTTGCAACTGCTGATGCTGGTTGCTATGGAGCCGCCAGCGTCATTCAATGCGACAGCACTGCGAAACGAAAAGGTGAAGGTGCTGCAATCCATCCGCCCTGTCGCCAATGGCGAAGCGATCTTCGCCCAATATGCGGATTATCGGAAAGCAAAGGGGGTTGCGGAGAAATCCGTCACACCGACATATGCTGCTGTAAAGCTGCAAATTGATAATTGGCGCTGGAAAGGCGTTCCATTCTATCTGCGCTCTGGCAAGGCCCTGAAGAACAAGGTGACGAAGATCGTTGTCGAGTTCAAATCCCCGCCACACATGCTTTTCAAGAATGCGGTTGGCAAGCCCGGTGGGCGCAACATCCTGTCGCTGTGCATTCAGCCGGATGAGGGCATCCATTTGCAATTTGAGGCCAAGGTGCCCGGCGAGCAAGCGTTCAGGACGGCAGAACTCCAATTCCATTACAGCGATGCCTTCTCCGAGCCAACAGGCGATGCTTACGAACGCCTGATATTGGATGCGATTGAAGGCGATGCAGCACTCTTCACCCGTAGTGATGAGATCGAAGCGGCATGGGCATTGTTCGACCCGATTATCGCTCGCTCAGAGCACAACCATGGGACGGCACCCTTCACATATCAACGTGGTAGTATGGGGCCATTGCAAGCTGACGAATTTATCGCAGAAGATGGCCGCGTCTGGCGTAAGAGCGGCTGTGTACATGAGTAA
- the pgl gene encoding 6-phosphogluconolactonase, translating to MRILRVSNKNSLIEFAATRLAKIIIATLEHNDTFSLVLSGGSTPKPIYERLAQPDLAEHINWSKVYIFFGDERTVPPDHADSNYRMANEALFQHVPLPAANIYRMHGEDEPHQAASDYEAAIRDYMGETQPGFDMVLLGMGDDGHTASLFPGTAALHEHDKWVMANEVPQHHTWRLTMTVPLLNISENIMFLVAGSSKTDTLKAVLEGPKQPDVYPSQLIHPENEMVTWLVDAEAGAILTHVDKDI from the coding sequence ATGCGTATTCTACGAGTTTCCAACAAGAACAGCCTGATTGAATTTGCCGCGACCCGGCTGGCGAAGATCATTATCGCCACCCTGGAGCACAACGACACATTCAGCCTGGTGCTCTCTGGCGGGTCGACACCGAAACCGATTTACGAGCGTCTGGCCCAGCCTGATCTGGCTGAACATATCAACTGGAGCAAGGTATATATCTTCTTCGGTGATGAACGCACTGTGCCACCAGACCATGCAGATAGTAATTATCGCATGGCAAATGAAGCGCTCTTCCAACATGTGCCGCTGCCCGCAGCCAATATTTACCGCATGCATGGCGAAGACGAGCCACATCAGGCTGCAAGCGATTATGAAGCAGCCATCCGCGATTATATGGGCGAGACACAGCCAGGGTTCGATATGGTCTTGTTGGGTATGGGCGATGATGGGCATACGGCATCCCTGTTCCCAGGGACAGCCGCCCTGCACGAGCACGATAAATGGGTCATGGCAAACGAAGTGCCCCAGCATCATACCTGGCGGCTGACGATGACGGTGCCTTTGCTCAACATCTCAGAGAATATCATGTTCCTGGTGGCAGGTAGCAGCAAGACAGACACCCTGAAAGCGGTGCTTGAAGGGCCAAAACAGCCAGACGTTTACCCATCGCAGCTCATCCACCCAGAAAATGAGATGGTTACATGGCTAGTTGATGCAGAAGCCGGTGCCATCCTCACCCACGTGGATAAAGACATCTGA
- the pyrB gene encoding aspartate carbamoyltransferase, translating into MSDDSLIIAGPSPHRHTYTPPKIAGRYEHKHIISVDQFAKEDLEILFDATKSIRKRIRQHDRGLTEICAGRVMASLFYESSTRTDMSFQAAMRRLGGDVIAASNGVRFSSVYKGEDLADTIRAAGCYADVVVLRHPQVGSSYEAAYYLDKLNQRIDNKTVIISGGDGVGEHPSQALLDLFTIIDRKGGLDHQSLTLVGDLKNGRTVHSLAKLVAFYRPKGTRLNFVAPTSLKMPENIIDMLRDLNIQIYETDTLDDVLGESDVLYWTRVQEERFTNREEYDAIKDHFVVVPETMEAAPKNMILMHPLPRKHEMGTQADHDILDADPRSIYFEQMENGMFVRMALLAKVLREAYV; encoded by the coding sequence ATGTCTGACGACTCCCTTATTATCGCAGGGCCGAGTCCGCATCGTCATACCTATACGCCCCCAAAAATCGCCGGCAGGTATGAACACAAGCATATTATCTCCGTTGATCAATTCGCTAAAGAAGACCTGGAAATCCTCTTCGACGCCACCAAATCCATCCGCAAACGCATCCGACAGCATGATAGAGGCTTAACTGAAATCTGTGCCGGTCGCGTCATGGCATCCCTCTTTTATGAATCCAGCACACGTACTGATATGTCCTTCCAGGCTGCCATGCGCCGCCTTGGCGGGGATGTGATCGCGGCCAGCAACGGCGTGCGATTCTCATCCGTGTATAAAGGCGAAGACCTGGCCGATACCATCCGCGCAGCAGGCTGCTATGCAGATGTCGTCGTGCTGCGACACCCACAGGTCGGCTCCTCATACGAAGCCGCCTATTACCTGGATAAGCTCAACCAGCGTATTGATAACAAGACAGTCATCATCAGCGGTGGCGATGGCGTAGGCGAGCACCCATCGCAAGCCCTGCTAGACCTATTCACCATCATCGACCGCAAAGGCGGCCTCGATCACCAGAGCTTGACACTCGTTGGCGACTTGAAAAATGGCCGTACCGTCCATTCATTAGCCAAGCTAGTCGCCTTCTATCGCCCTAAAGGCACACGGCTGAACTTCGTCGCTCCTACAAGCCTGAAGATGCCGGAAAACATCATCGACATGTTGCGCGATCTGAACATCCAGATTTACGAAACAGACACGCTGGACGATGTCCTTGGCGAGAGTGATGTGCTCTACTGGACGCGCGTACAAGAAGAACGCTTCACAAATCGGGAAGAATACGACGCCATCAAAGATCACTTCGTCGTCGTGCCCGAGACCATGGAAGCCGCGCCCAAGAATATGATCTTGATGCATCCCCTACCCCGCAAGCACGAAATGGGCACCCAGGCCGATCATGACATTCTGGATGCAGACCCGCGCTCAATCTACTTTGAGCAAATGGAAAATGGCATGTTCGTACGTATGGCACTGCTCGCCAAAGTGCTGAGAGAAGCTTATGTCTAA
- a CDS encoding dihydroorotase: protein MSKLVKIPGMVDPHTHMRDLDWSHKATFGTETAAAVAGGYWAVFDMPNTPPNTIDRAALDTKLASISQQAVCDWGVYAGASQADNTAEYAAMAADTCGLKIFNNATTGNLLISDQGMRAKHYAAWPGTRLIAVHAEGETVCDILELVREYGKRTHFLHISTAEEIDYLRDAKAEGLPVTLGVCPHHLFLNEDDEKQLGPYGRMKPGLKTANDVAALWQAIADGLVDIVESDHAPHTITEKESDTPPYGVPGLETTLPLMLTAAHEGRLSLERVVELVAEAPRRIWGLTCPPETYALVDLEATYTIARNTLIGASGWSPFEGMTVHGKVIETWIRGKQVYDGEQVTIEPGFGRNLFGDAS, encoded by the coding sequence ATGTCTAAGCTGGTGAAAATCCCCGGCATGGTGGACCCGCATACGCATATGCGGGACCTGGATTGGTCACATAAGGCCACCTTTGGCACGGAGACGGCTGCTGCCGTCGCAGGAGGCTATTGGGCCGTTTTCGATATGCCCAACACGCCACCTAACACCATCGACCGAGCGGCATTAGATACCAAGCTGGCTTCGATCAGCCAACAAGCCGTATGCGACTGGGGCGTTTATGCTGGGGCATCTCAGGCTGATAACACAGCAGAATATGCCGCCATGGCCGCAGATACCTGCGGCTTAAAGATATTCAACAACGCCACTACGGGGAATCTGCTGATCAGCGACCAGGGGATGCGGGCCAAGCATTACGCCGCCTGGCCCGGGACGCGCCTCATCGCTGTACACGCAGAGGGCGAAACTGTGTGCGACATCCTGGAACTGGTGCGTGAATACGGCAAGCGCACGCACTTCCTGCACATTAGCACCGCTGAAGAAATTGACTATCTGCGAGATGCCAAGGCAGAGGGGTTACCCGTCACATTAGGGGTATGCCCACATCATCTGTTTTTAAATGAAGATGATGAAAAACAGCTTGGGCCTTATGGCAGGATGAAACCGGGCCTGAAAACGGCCAATGATGTCGCCGCATTGTGGCAGGCTATCGCCGATGGATTGGTTGATATTGTTGAGTCAGATCACGCGCCACACACCATCACCGAGAAAGAGAGCGATACCCCGCCTTATGGCGTCCCTGGCCTGGAAACAACCCTGCCATTGATGCTCACGGCTGCCCATGAAGGGCGGCTCAGCCTGGAGCGTGTTGTTGAGCTAGTGGCAGAAGCACCACGGCGCATCTGGGGGCTAACCTGCCCACCGGAGACCTATGCACTGGTCGACCTTGAGGCGACTTATACCATCGCTCGCAATACCCTGATTGGGGCCAGTGGATGGTCGCCTTTTGAGGGTATGACCGTCCATGGCAAAGTGATCGAAACATGGATACGTGGCAAGCAGGTCTACGATGGTGAGCAGGTGACTATTGAACCGGGCTTTGGACGCAACTTATTCGGGGATGCCTCATGA
- the pyrE gene encoding orotate phosphoribosyltransferase: MSTAFNQDVARALLAIGAVGFSPDEPITFKSGIISPVYVDNRRLPYHPAQWHTVIEAFSDCIAANHIAYDVIAGVAVGGVPHSSALAYHLQQPSVFVRKEAKEHGKKQRVEGGEVADKRVLLVEDLVTTGGSSLNGIEALRESGAMVTDLIAIVSYEFSQSAEAFAQAGITFHALTDFATILQIAEADGLFNAEQGNRIRDWFNAPESWAERHGIA, encoded by the coding sequence ATGAGCACAGCATTCAACCAGGACGTGGCACGAGCCTTACTTGCCATTGGCGCAGTCGGCTTTTCGCCAGATGAGCCAATCACGTTCAAATCCGGGATTATCTCGCCCGTTTATGTCGATAACCGCCGCCTGCCCTATCATCCGGCGCAGTGGCATACGGTGATAGAAGCCTTTTCCGACTGTATCGCAGCTAATCATATCGCTTATGATGTCATTGCGGGGGTTGCAGTCGGTGGGGTACCGCACAGTTCCGCACTGGCCTATCATCTGCAACAGCCCAGTGTATTCGTGCGTAAGGAAGCCAAAGAACACGGTAAAAAGCAGCGTGTCGAAGGCGGCGAGGTTGCAGACAAGCGCGTACTGCTGGTTGAAGACCTGGTGACGACGGGCGGCAGCAGCCTGAACGGCATCGAGGCATTACGAGAAAGCGGCGCAATGGTCACAGATCTGATCGCTATTGTTAGCTACGAGTTCTCGCAATCAGCCGAGGCCTTTGCACAAGCAGGTATAACATTCCATGCTTTGACAGATTTCGCGACCATCTTGCAGATCGCAGAAGCAGATGGTCTCTTCAATGCCGAACAAGGCAACCGCATACGTGACTGGTTTAACGCCCCGGAGAGCTGGGCAGAAAGGCACGGCATCGCATGA
- the pyrF gene encoding orotidine-5'-phosphate decarboxylase: MTATDKYDIRARESNSLVCVGLDSDISRLPEPFKSADNPQLAFNQYIIKQTHPYTAAYKLNSAFYEAAGVQGWVAMAQTVRYLHENHPTILVICDAKRGDLGNTSEAYAQSILDNMDFDAVTLNPYQGKDALEPFLSRPEKGCIILCRTSNPGADEFQELMVEGKPLWQHVAATISQNWNENENCMLVIGATVPEVLGDLRKIVGDMTLLIPGVGAQGGDVPETLRHGLNSEGLGLIISASRSIIFSDDPGQAAHDLQELINQYR, encoded by the coding sequence ATGACCGCCACTGATAAGTACGACATCCGCGCACGTGAAAGCAATTCACTCGTTTGTGTCGGCCTGGATAGTGATATTTCACGATTGCCGGAGCCGTTCAAATCCGCTGATAACCCACAGCTTGCCTTTAATCAGTACATCATCAAGCAGACGCACCCCTATACAGCAGCCTATAAGCTCAATAGTGCCTTTTACGAAGCTGCCGGGGTACAGGGTTGGGTCGCCATGGCTCAGACGGTCCGCTATCTGCACGAAAATCACCCCACGATCCTGGTGATCTGCGATGCGAAACGCGGCGATCTGGGCAACACCAGCGAAGCATATGCTCAATCGATCCTGGATAACATGGACTTTGACGCGGTCACGCTCAACCCATATCAGGGCAAAGATGCGCTTGAGCCTTTCTTATCACGCCCAGAAAAAGGCTGTATCATCCTGTGCCGCACCTCCAACCCCGGCGCTGATGAATTCCAGGAGCTTATGGTTGAAGGCAAACCGCTCTGGCAGCATGTGGCCGCGACAATCAGCCAGAATTGGAACGAGAATGAGAACTGTATGCTGGTTATCGGCGCGACTGTGCCAGAAGTACTGGGAGACTTGCGCAAAATCGTCGGTGATATGACACTACTCATTCCAGGTGTGGGTGCCCAGGGCGGTGATGTGCCTGAGACACTGCGTCATGGGCTCAACAGTGAAGGACTCGGTCTGATCATCAGTGCCTCGCGCAGCATTATCTTCTCCGATGATCCGGGCCAGGCCGCACATGACTTACAAGAGTTAATCAATCAATACCGATAG
- a CDS encoding AAA family ATPase yields the protein MMNTLDALGTRIVVVGTSGSGKSTLARQLADLTHSKYVEMDNLHWLPNWVERETDELRQLVQAEIACEEWVLDGNYSSCRDIVWPQAQTLIWLDYPLRLIMGRLLWRTLRRTLTQEKLWAAENRERLWPQFFSRDSLFLWALQSHQRRHQTYPTALMEPAHQHLNVLRFYHPRETKQWLDGLAQG from the coding sequence ATGATGAATACGCTAGATGCTCTCGGTACGCGGATTGTCGTGGTTGGCACATCAGGGTCAGGGAAATCGACCCTGGCGCGCCAATTGGCCGATTTAACGCACAGCAAATACGTTGAGATGGATAATCTACACTGGCTGCCGAATTGGGTAGAGCGCGAAACTGACGAACTCAGGCAGCTTGTACAAGCTGAGATCGCTTGTGAAGAATGGGTGTTAGATGGCAATTACAGCAGTTGCCGCGATATTGTGTGGCCCCAGGCTCAAACGCTGATCTGGCTGGATTATCCTCTGCGCCTCATTATGGGGCGCTTACTCTGGCGGACTTTACGCCGAACGCTCACCCAGGAAAAATTATGGGCTGCAGAGAACCGCGAACGCTTGTGGCCGCAGTTCTTCTCTCGGGATTCTCTGTTCCTATGGGCACTCCAGAGCCACCAGCGCCGTCATCAAACATACCCGACTGCGCTCATGGAACCAGCACATCAACATCTTAACGTGCTGCGTTTTTATCACCCCAGAGAGACAAAACAGTGGCTAGATGGGTTGGCTCAGGGGTAG
- the purB gene encoding adenylosuccinate lyase, translated as MSQFSYETYLSPFTWRYGSDEMRYIWSLANKRRLWRKVWVALAAAQHDAGLVTTAQLDDLRTYEDAVDIERAHEYEQELHHDLMAEIRVFAEQAKIGGGIIHLGATSMDVEDNADVLRIRDAMDVIIQKTEATLGALAELIEREADHVCMAFTHIQPAEPTTIGYRLAFVAQDLLADYQTLRQVRVSLRGKGIKGAVGTSASYTELLRETPLSPRQMETLVMQNLSLEAFEIANQTYPRRQDWDVVNALAGLGMTLYKFALDLRLLQSPPIGEWGEPFGRHQVGSSAMPFKRNPINAENMDSMARYLAALPRVTWDNAAHSMLERTLDDSGNRRLVLPDAFLTADELLRRMQRLVTGLRINEAAIQRNLDTYGVFAATERLLMEAVRTGGDRQVLHEVIREHSMVAWAAIMQGDSNNLADLLATDARITQYMAPETVRALLDATEHIGDAPERARNLVSSIRQALPQGTS; from the coding sequence ATGTCCCAATTCTCCTACGAGACGTACTTGAGTCCTTTCACGTGGCGTTATGGCTCCGATGAGATGCGTTATATCTGGTCATTGGCGAACAAACGCCGTTTGTGGCGTAAGGTCTGGGTGGCGCTAGCTGCTGCTCAACATGATGCTGGCCTCGTAACAACTGCTCAGCTTGATGATCTGCGCACCTATGAGGATGCCGTTGATATTGAGCGTGCCCACGAGTACGAGCAGGAACTGCATCATGATTTGATGGCAGAGATCCGCGTCTTCGCGGAACAGGCGAAAATCGGTGGTGGCATTATTCATCTGGGAGCCACCAGTATGGATGTTGAAGATAACGCTGATGTGCTGCGTATCCGTGATGCTATGGATGTCATCATCCAGAAGACTGAAGCGACCCTTGGCGCATTAGCAGAGCTCATCGAGCGCGAAGCGGACCATGTTTGTATGGCGTTTACGCATATTCAACCCGCGGAGCCAACCACAATCGGCTATCGTCTCGCTTTTGTCGCCCAGGATTTGTTGGCAGATTATCAGACCTTGCGACAAGTACGTGTCAGCCTCAGAGGGAAGGGTATTAAAGGGGCTGTTGGCACTTCGGCTTCTTATACGGAACTGCTGCGCGAGACGCCGCTCAGCCCACGCCAGATGGAAACCCTCGTGATGCAGAACCTCAGCTTAGAAGCATTCGAAATTGCCAATCAGACGTATCCAAGGCGCCAGGATTGGGATGTGGTCAACGCTCTGGCTGGTCTGGGGATGACGCTCTACAAATTCGCTCTTGATCTCCGTTTGTTGCAATCGCCACCGATTGGCGAATGGGGTGAGCCGTTTGGGCGGCATCAGGTTGGTTCATCTGCCATGCCTTTTAAGCGGAACCCCATCAATGCTGAAAATATGGATAGTATGGCGCGCTATCTGGCAGCATTGCCACGCGTCACCTGGGATAATGCTGCTCATAGCATGTTGGAGCGCACGCTGGATGATAGCGGTAATCGTCGCCTTGTCCTGCCGGATGCTTTCTTGACGGCGGATGAATTGCTGCGACGTATGCAGCGCCTTGTCACGGGCTTACGGATCAATGAAGCTGCTATCCAACGCAACCTGGATACTTATGGTGTCTTCGCTGCTACTGAGCGCCTCTTGATGGAAGCTGTTCGTACAGGCGGTGATCGTCAAGTTTTGCATGAAGTCATCCGCGAGCACAGTATGGTCGCCTGGGCCGCGATTATGCAGGGTGATAGCAATAATCTGGCTGACCTGCTGGCGACGGATGCGCGCATCACGCAGTATATGGCCCCGGAAACAGTGCGTGCTCTGCTGGATGCTACAGAGCATATAGGCGATGCACCGGAGCGCGCCCGTAATCTCGTAAGCTCGATACGCCAGGCATTGCCCCAAGGGACCTCATAA
- a CDS encoding Crp/Fnr family transcriptional regulator, protein MPAIDYFKTAEDIETFNAGDIIFEQGDEGKAMYVVRSGEVTILYNDTELATLGENEFFGEMTLVDDTNRSAKAMAKTDCVVVPVDKGRFLFLVHETPTFALQVMNVMSQRLRKMHEVLGQ, encoded by the coding sequence ATGCCAGCTATAGACTATTTCAAAACAGCAGAAGATATTGAGACGTTTAACGCGGGCGACATCATTTTTGAGCAAGGCGACGAAGGCAAGGCGATGTACGTTGTGCGCTCTGGTGAAGTCACTATTTTGTATAACGATACAGAGTTAGCCACCCTGGGTGAAAATGAATTCTTCGGCGAGATGACACTCGTTGACGATACAAACCGCAGTGCTAAAGCAATGGCGAAAACGGACTGTGTCGTCGTACCTGTGGATAAAGGGCGTTTTCTGTTCCTGGTGCACGAAACACCGACCTTTGCACTACAGGTGATGAACGTGATGTCGCAGCGGCTTCGCAAAATGCATGAGGTCCTCGGCCAATAA
- a CDS encoding SRPBCC family protein, protein MYATERSLPENARIFEQRSVIKTTMAAMEAFHQDPAALKKLTPLPIIAQLQEDHRTSLTAGDIRFTLWFGPVPVRWHAQHEEGPTPTSFADRQLEGPMAYWRHEHIFEDVPNGIQLTDRITLAHRQGITGLLTRLFFDGLPLRILFTYRHLRTRLSLSYA, encoded by the coding sequence ATGTACGCCACTGAACGTTCTCTCCCTGAAAATGCGCGCATCTTTGAACAGCGCTCAGTCATAAAAACCACGATGGCAGCTATGGAAGCTTTCCATCAGGACCCGGCAGCCCTAAAAAAGCTCACCCCCCTGCCGATCATCGCCCAGCTTCAAGAAGACCATCGCACATCGCTGACCGCGGGTGATATACGCTTTACGCTCTGGTTCGGCCCCGTCCCGGTCCGGTGGCATGCCCAACACGAAGAAGGCCCAACACCGACTTCATTTGCTGATCGCCAGCTAGAAGGGCCGATGGCTTATTGGCGTCATGAGCATATCTTTGAAGATGTCCCCAATGGCATCCAGCTCACAGATCGCATCACCCTCGCCCATCGGCAAGGCATTACAGGCCTGCTAACGCGCCTTTTCTTCGATGGATTGCCGCTGCGTATCTTATTTACATATCGTCACTTACGTACACGGCTCTCACTGAGTTATGCCTGA